A region of Toxorhynchites rutilus septentrionalis strain SRP chromosome 1, ASM2978413v1, whole genome shotgun sequence DNA encodes the following proteins:
- the LOC129776781 gene encoding uncharacterized protein LOC129776781: protein MAVIAPSIYAAIVTCVGFACFALSATAVGLPVWARFRSYGGFEDYGYFGPWKVCRQLVYSYREKCGPEVSHFRPPNTIFVAGLLACFACISFGMYCIFCILQIAMISSREKVVLRYTTLVALKLSLALVGAVLALIAAIVFGVTADNSRGQFEVTRGVSFHVQLVVVVLSICLVLLAVYDMILSRQTDGDPTMLPTVSNGRCTPTTVVNPGYRDTPRGRGSRVGISVTDSSGRPYTGSSATVSGSVQSMSTTVTSMSGSTASTTRTPLRSSLKKPRPPEGTDALGIQNPGYSGSGQSPRLSRNGSVKKVRIQTHDTEV, encoded by the exons ATGGCAGTAATAGCGCCCAGTATATATGCTGCCATCGTGACATGTGTTGGATTTGCCTGCTTCGCGTTGAGTGCCACGGCCGTCGGGTTACCGGTGTGGGCTCGCTTCCGGAGTTATGGCG GCTTCGAAGACTACGGCTATTTTGGACCATGGAAAGTCTGCCGACAGTTAGTCTATAGCTACCGGGAGAAATGTGGACCGGAAGTATCACACTTCAGACCGCCAA ACACCATTTTTGTGGCCGGCCTGCTCGCCTGCTTCGCCTGCATCTCATTCGGGATGtactgtattttctgtatcctGCAGATCGCGATGATCTCATCCCGCGAAAAAGTCGTCTTGCGATACACCACTCTAGTCGCTCTGAAGCTGAGTCTTGCACTGGTCGGAGCAGTGCTGGCACTCATTGCGGCCATCGTTTTCGGTGTCACGGCCGACAACAGCAGAGGACAGTTCGAGGTGACACGCGGGGTGTCCTTCCATGTGCAGCTCGTTGTAGTAGTCCTATCAATCTGTCTAGTGTTGCTGGCGGTCTACGATATGATTCTATCGCGCCAAACAGACGGAGATCCCACGATGCTGCCAACGGTGAGTAACGGCAGATGTACACCAACCACTGTGGTCAATCCTGGATACAGAGACACACCTCGGGGCCGAGGCAGTCGTGTGG GAATATCTGTAACGGATTCCTCGGGTCGTCCCTACACCGGCAGCAGTGCTACCGTTAGCGGTAGCGTTCAATCTATGAGCACCACTGTGACCTCGATGTCTGGCTCAACCGCTAGTACCACCCGAACACCGTTGAGATCTAGCTTGAAGAAACCACGACCTCCGGAGGGCACCGATGCCTTGGGCATTCAAAATCCGGGCTACTCGGGTTCGGGACAATCACCGCGTTTATCGCGGAACGGAAGCGTGAAGAAGGTTCGCATCCAAACGCACGACACGGAAGTGTGA
- the LOC129761716 gene encoding glutathione S-transferase theta-1-like, which yields MNTNQLLDPTKAFTSIGGTNVTKMGTPRSFRFYYDLISQPCRALFIFLEQNGIPHQKCPVALRKWEHTTSEFLTNVNRFGKVPAIVDSDNFKLAESIAILRYLAREHSIADHWYPRDSRARARVDEYLEWQHSNTRAHCAGYVRYVWRGPLRGEPMERPVAEKLHMQMVDCLDFIEMNLLNQDMQFIAGDDISIADLVAACEIEQPKLTGYDARVGRPRLSAWIQRVKDYTHPNYGKAHAVLNKFAPTVT from the exons ATGAACACGAATCAATTACTGGACCCGACAAAGGCCTTCACATCAATCGGGGGAACAAACGTGACCAAGATGGGAACTCCTCGGAGTTTTCGCTTCTACTACGACCTTATATCCCAACCATGCCGTGCCCTGTTCATCTTCCTAGAACAAAACGGTATTCCGCATCAAAAGTGTCCCGTTGCATTACGGAAGT GGGAACATACCACATCTGAATTTCTGACGAACGTGAACCGCTTTGGAAAGGTTCCCGCCATCGTGGATAGCGATAATTTCAAGCTAGCGGAGAGTATTGCTATCTTGCGCTATCTCGCCCGTGAACATTCGATTGCGGATCATTGGTATCCGAGGGACAGCCGGGCGAGAGCTAGGGTGGACGAGTACTTGGAGTGGCAACATTCCAACACCAGAGCGCATTGCGCTGGTTACGTGCGATACGTTTGGCGCGGACCGCTGCGTGGGGAGCCCATGGAGCGTCCGGTTGCGGAAAAACTCCACATGCAGATGGTGGACTGTTTGGATTTCATAGAGATGAATTTGCTGAACCAGGACATGCAATTCATTGCAGGAGATGATATCTCGATTGCCGATCTGGTAGCGGCGTGTGAAATCGAACAGCCTA AGTTAACCGGTTACGACGCCCGTGTGGGAAGACCTAGACTGTCTGCTTGGATCCAGCGTGTGAAGGACTACACACACCCTAACTACGGTAAAGCACACGCAGTTTTGAACAAATTTGCGCCAACCGTCACATGA
- the LOC129762072 gene encoding glutathione S-transferase theta-1-like, with the protein MATRPLKYYYDLMSQPSRALFILLQQTNIPHQKVSVALRKLEHKTTEYKENINRFGKVPCIVHGDFKLAESVAIFRYLDREFGFDDRWNPKERLVRARVDEFLEWQHLNIRAHCTLFFFHVWLNPILGLPVDQRKVEHLRKNMTDSLDLFEREWLEGGRRHFVAGNDLSYADVVAACEIEQPKISGFDAKVGRPILATWMERVRSMTNPHYDQAHEIVYKLTPKEIETPALGQN; encoded by the exons ATGGCTACACGACCGCTTAAATATTACTATGATTTGATGTCACAGCCCTCGCGTGCCTTGTTCATTTTGCTGCAGCAAACCAACATTCCACACCAGAAAGTGTCCGTCGCGCTCAGAAAAT TGGAACACAAAACCACGGAGTACAAGGAGAACATTAATCGCTTCGGAAAGGTGCCCTGCATTGTCCATGGGGACTTCAAACTGGCGGAAAGCGTTGCCATTTTTCGCTATCTGGACCGCGAGTTTGGTTTTGATGATCGTTGGAACCCCAAAGAGCGACTCGTTCGTGCCAGAGTCGACGAATTCCTGGAGTGGCAGCATTTGAATATCCGAGCCCATTGTACGCTCTTTTTCTTCCACGTTTGGCTGAACCCAATACTAGGGTTGCCGGTGGACCAGCGGAAGGTTGAACATCTGCGGAAGAATATGACCGACAGCTTGGATTTGTTTGAGAGGGAATGGCTGGAGGGAGGAAGAAGACACTTTGTAGCTGGGAATGACTTATCGTACGCCGATGTTGTAGCCGCATGTGAAATCGAGCAACCAAAGATAAGTGGCTTTGATGCGAAAGTAGGAAGGCCCATTTTGGCCACATGGATGGAGCGCGTTCGGAGTATGACCAATCCACACTACGACCAGGCTCATGAGATTGTTTATAAGTTAACACCGAAGGAGATTGAAACGCCAGCATTGGGTCAAAATTGA
- the LOC129776814 gene encoding glutathione S-transferase theta-1-like, whose product MAKTLKLYYDLMSQPSRALYIFLEKTQIPYERCPTSLAKGQHMTDEFKAINRFQKVPCIVDKDLHLAESVAILRYLAREYKFPDHWYPSDCRKQARVDEYMEWQHHNTRAACALYFRYMWLQPKLSGAKINPETAEKFKEQMEACLDFIEQEYLGKENKFLTSNDISVADLLAACEIEQPKIAGYDPCAGRPNLAAWMARVREATNPYYDEAHKLVYKIAPENVPKPKL is encoded by the exons ATGGCCAAAACGCTCAAGCTTTACTACGATTTGATGTCCCAGCCAAGCCGGGCTCTCTACATCTTCCtcgaaaaaactcaaattccGTACGAGAGATGTCCCACCAGTCTCGCAAAAG GACAACACATGACGGATGAATTCAAGGCAATCAATCGCTTCCAGAAGGTGCCATGCATCGTCGATAAGGACCTGCATCTGGCGGAGAGTGTGGCCATCCTGCGTTATCTAGCTCGAGAGTATAAGTTCCCCGACCATTGGTATCCATCGGATTGTCGCAAGCAGGCTCGCGTAGATGAGTATATGGAGTGGCAGCATCATAACACCCGGGCAGCGTGCGCCCTATACTTCCGATACATGTGGTTGCAGCCGAAACTTTCCGGAGCCAAGATTAATCCGGAAACGGCAGAAAAATTCAAGGAACAAATGGAGGCTTGTTTGGATTTCATTGAGCAGGAGTACTTGGGTAAAGAGAATAAATTTCTAACAAGCAATGACATATCGGTGGCCGATTTGTTGGCTGCTTGTGAAATTGAACAACCGA aaattgcTGGATATGATCCCTGTGCTGGAAGACCCAATCTTGCAGCCTGGATGGCACGCGTTAGAGAAGCAACTAATCCGTACTACGACGAGGCACATAAGCTAGTATACAAGATTGCACCAGAAAATGTTCCAAAACCTAAGCTGTAA